The following coding sequences lie in one Flagellimonas eckloniae genomic window:
- a CDS encoding SusC/RagA family TonB-linked outer membrane protein has protein sequence MKKKLTFFLLLTISLLGFSQNRQTTIQGTIVDESGVPLAGVNVLVKGTINGTQTDFDGNYTIQASSGDVLTFSYIGMKTQSATVGDNSTINITMQEDAAKLDEIVVIGYGTQKKSDLTGAIGSLSGEGLDKLQVADPSQLLLGRVSGVRVESVGGSPGAPTNIVIRGVSSLTNSNPLFVIDGVFTDNMDFLNPSDIKSVQILKDASAAAIYGSRAANGVIIVTTNDGKGRDGMTVDLEVSTGFQSQIKKLDWLTGAEYAQLRNEQTIANTPDGQTPLLLPGFNEKLDPTVNTIIDDIAISSAPVTNMSVRVAGGGEGISYDVSANWLDQDGIIVASDFDRKTFRANMNINKGKFKLSESLTFTSTYRNKNTIWNLGNNILPTIPFRNPDNDGGFGGANLEDHGFDGSNHIGRALLQDRHETKDNLLGNVNASYEIIEGLTVKANLGLQYFVSSDYTFTPTFFISDAINANLDEAALIDRTTKYVNLLGEGTINYKKTFNKHAFELLGGFTTQKTTTNQGLIWVSGFPSNDIRQASAASTLVQTGGTEAVNTLISTFGRLNYNFAEKYFITATIRRDGSSRFSEENRYGVFPSIGASWIVTNEDFLSDNSLISNLKLRASYGELGSQSIGDYAFIPVLNINSDAVLGTGQGRTSGVSQTVFANPNLVWETTKTYNLGVDLGLFNNKLTLTADYFDKQSEDILVALNIPPTSGTTIPVAQNAAEIQNKGLELATSYSNSFGDFNFNVSGNITFINNEVLSLGENVAPITAGPNSTSTVTRTDVGGEVAAYYGYVVTGTYNDQNELDADLAAGLADPNAQLGDFRYEDTNNDGILDLEDQTSLGSYIPEFEYGFSIDAQYKNFDLNMIFNGVAGVEIWNATRQANLLSLNSNLLRDALDFWTPENTDASLPRIGGGANNARSSSFYVEDGSYFRLRNIQLGYSLPAKTIEKLKLRKLRIYGSVQNLFTITNYSGYYPEIGRSRDDENLVVPNTNVLFFAGIDQSAYPTPRTMIMGIQIGF, from the coding sequence ATGAAAAAAAAATTAACCTTTTTTCTTTTACTTACCATTTCCCTTTTGGGATTCTCCCAAAATCGACAGACCACAATTCAGGGCACAATTGTCGATGAAAGTGGAGTTCCTCTTGCAGGTGTCAATGTCCTTGTAAAAGGAACTATCAATGGTACACAGACTGATTTTGATGGTAATTATACCATTCAAGCCAGTTCTGGTGATGTTCTTACCTTTTCGTATATCGGTATGAAAACCCAATCAGCAACAGTAGGTGATAACAGCACAATAAACATTACCATGCAGGAAGATGCCGCAAAGCTCGATGAGATTGTGGTTATCGGATATGGAACTCAGAAAAAATCTGATTTAACAGGAGCTATTGGTTCTTTGTCAGGTGAGGGATTGGACAAATTGCAGGTTGCAGATCCATCACAATTATTACTCGGTAGAGTTTCAGGTGTAAGAGTAGAATCAGTTGGAGGTAGCCCTGGTGCTCCGACCAATATTGTAATTCGAGGGGTTTCATCTTTAACCAATTCCAATCCTCTATTTGTAATTGATGGGGTATTTACAGATAATATGGATTTTTTAAATCCATCGGACATTAAATCCGTTCAAATCTTGAAAGATGCATCTGCAGCAGCCATTTATGGATCTAGAGCTGCCAATGGAGTTATTATTGTTACCACAAATGACGGCAAGGGAAGGGACGGAATGACCGTTGATTTGGAAGTTAGTACTGGTTTTCAATCTCAAATTAAAAAATTGGATTGGCTTACAGGCGCTGAATATGCGCAGTTGCGTAATGAACAAACTATTGCCAATACTCCAGATGGTCAAACTCCACTTTTGCTACCAGGTTTCAATGAAAAGTTAGACCCCACCGTAAATACCATAATTGACGATATCGCTATATCATCCGCTCCAGTAACGAATATGTCTGTGAGAGTAGCTGGTGGTGGTGAAGGTATCAGTTATGATGTTTCTGCTAACTGGCTTGATCAAGATGGTATAATAGTAGCATCGGATTTTGATAGAAAAACGTTTAGGGCCAACATGAATATCAATAAGGGTAAATTCAAATTATCGGAGAGTTTGACTTTTACCTCTACTTATCGTAATAAAAACACTATTTGGAATTTAGGGAACAATATTTTACCTACTATCCCTTTTAGAAATCCTGACAATGATGGAGGATTTGGTGGAGCCAATCTGGAAGACCATGGTTTTGATGGGAGTAACCATATTGGACGGGCTCTTCTTCAAGATAGACATGAGACAAAGGATAATCTACTTGGCAATGTCAATGCCAGCTACGAAATTATAGAAGGCTTAACGGTCAAAGCCAACCTGGGGCTTCAATATTTTGTTTCCTCAGATTACACTTTTACTCCAACATTCTTCATTTCAGATGCCATCAATGCCAATCTAGACGAAGCCGCTCTAATTGATAGAACAACCAAGTATGTGAACTTATTGGGTGAAGGAACTATAAATTATAAAAAGACTTTTAACAAACATGCTTTTGAACTTCTGGGAGGTTTTACTACACAGAAAACAACAACAAACCAAGGCCTGATATGGGTTTCTGGATTCCCTTCAAATGACATTAGGCAGGCAAGTGCTGCAAGTACCCTTGTACAAACTGGGGGTACTGAAGCTGTTAATACCCTGATATCAACTTTTGGAAGACTTAACTATAACTTTGCAGAAAAGTATTTTATTACAGCTACCATTAGACGTGACGGTTCTTCTAGGTTCTCTGAAGAAAACAGATATGGAGTGTTCCCTTCAATTGGTGCTTCATGGATAGTTACCAATGAAGATTTTCTGTCGGATAATTCACTTATCAGTAACTTAAAACTTAGGGCAAGCTACGGTGAACTTGGGTCCCAAAGCATAGGGGATTATGCCTTTATACCCGTACTGAATATTAATAGTGATGCGGTTTTAGGTACTGGCCAAGGTAGAACATCAGGTGTTTCACAGACTGTATTTGCAAATCCTAATTTAGTATGGGAAACCACAAAGACATATAATTTAGGGGTGGATCTTGGTCTTTTTAATAATAAATTGACACTTACGGCTGATTATTTTGATAAGCAATCCGAGGATATTTTGGTTGCACTAAATATTCCGCCCACATCAGGAACCACTATCCCAGTTGCTCAAAATGCTGCTGAAATACAAAACAAAGGGTTAGAACTTGCCACTTCTTATAGTAACAGTTTCGGTGATTTTAATTTCAATGTTAGTGGAAACATTACATTTATAAATAACGAAGTACTTTCCCTTGGAGAAAATGTTGCACCAATAACAGCAGGGCCTAACTCCACAAGCACAGTTACCCGAACGGACGTAGGTGGCGAAGTTGCTGCATACTATGGATATGTAGTAACGGGCACATATAATGACCAAAATGAATTGGACGCTGACCTCGCTGCCGGTTTGGCAGATCCAAATGCACAACTAGGTGATTTTAGATATGAAGATACCAACAATGATGGTATTTTAGATCTTGAAGATCAAACTTCCTTGGGAAGCTATATTCCCGAATTTGAATATGGATTTTCCATAGATGCCCAGTACAAAAATTTTGATTTGAACATGATTTTCAATGGCGTAGCGGGCGTTGAGATTTGGAATGCAACAAGACAGGCTAATTTACTATCCTTGAATAGTAATTTGCTAAGAGATGCACTGGACTTCTGGACTCCTGAAAATACAGATGCAAGTTTACCAAGAATTGGTGGTGGAGCCAACAATGCGAGATCATCTTCTTTCTATGTAGAAGACGGTAGCTATTTTAGGTTAAGAAATATTCAACTAGGCTATTCATTACCAGCTAAGACAATTGAGAAACTTAAACTAAGAAAATTAAGAATCTATGGCTCTGTCCAAAACCTCTTCACTATTACAAATTACTCAGGTTACTATCCTGAAATTGGTAGAAGTAGGGATGATGAAAATCTTGTAGTACCAAATACCAACGTACTTTTCTTTGCAGGTATAGACCAATCGGCCTATCCAACTCCTAGAACAATGATAATGGGTATTCAAATCGGGTTTTAA
- a CDS encoding RagB/SusD family nutrient uptake outer membrane protein, with product MKKYIFKSFCCLALVLSCDKTLDQTNPNTLTPDNFWQTEADATSAIVGAYSPLSTIFYHGRIWSGHEISRSDEIFFQGDFPSATSIFNTNPTDGNFTASFSEMWKVIFRANLVLQNVPDIDMDATLKDNILGEAYFLRALQYFTLVNHWGSVPLVIQPAESLAETQQAPASEAEIWQQIKDDLDAAITLLPSSWDNDNKGRVVKASAAAMLGKSHLFLEEWGDAATQFKRIIDGEFGTFELMDDYGDNFKSTTENNSESIFEIQFDATGAWTAGWGSDVQSTARYNSYEADLSTRSASRMNTWVFELFTRETNIDGDIDPRAFETLVWDYPDAPFFNDRLFADVYEADLAAYALDPTLRMPLQNAKYVDITGAIPAFNTSPNNKRVIRFADVLLMHAEAENEANGPTTDAYTSINRVRARATMPDIPSGLSQADFRQRVRDERVLELCNESHRPLDLKRWGILSSTFLAHPEYRPAVILYQPGRELLPIPELELNTNPNWNTQNEGYN from the coding sequence ATGAAAAAGTACATTTTTAAATCGTTTTGTTGCTTAGCACTTGTTTTGAGCTGTGATAAAACGCTTGACCAAACCAATCCCAATACGCTTACACCAGATAATTTTTGGCAAACTGAGGCAGATGCCACCAGTGCCATAGTAGGTGCATACAGTCCATTGTCAACTATATTCTATCATGGTAGAATATGGTCTGGGCATGAGATTTCTCGATCTGATGAGATTTTTTTTCAAGGTGATTTCCCTTCGGCAACCTCTATTTTTAATACAAACCCTACAGATGGTAACTTTACCGCCTCTTTCTCTGAAATGTGGAAAGTTATTTTCCGGGCCAATCTGGTTTTACAAAATGTGCCCGATATAGATATGGATGCCACGCTTAAGGACAATATTCTTGGAGAAGCATACTTTCTAAGGGCATTGCAATACTTTACGTTGGTCAATCATTGGGGAAGTGTGCCCCTCGTTATTCAACCAGCAGAAAGTTTGGCGGAGACCCAACAGGCACCGGCTTCAGAAGCTGAAATTTGGCAACAGATTAAAGATGATCTGGATGCAGCAATCACATTGCTGCCATCATCATGGGACAATGACAACAAAGGTAGGGTTGTAAAAGCCTCGGCGGCGGCCATGTTAGGTAAATCTCATTTATTCTTGGAAGAATGGGGCGATGCAGCCACCCAATTTAAGCGGATTATTGATGGAGAGTTCGGCACATTTGAGCTAATGGACGATTATGGAGACAACTTCAAATCAACCACGGAAAATAACTCAGAGTCCATATTTGAAATACAATTTGACGCAACCGGAGCCTGGACTGCAGGTTGGGGGTCAGACGTTCAATCAACAGCTAGATACAATTCTTATGAAGCTGACTTATCAACAAGGTCTGCAAGTAGAATGAATACTTGGGTTTTTGAACTTTTTACAAGAGAAACTAATATAGATGGTGATATTGACCCACGTGCTTTTGAAACACTTGTCTGGGATTACCCAGATGCGCCATTTTTCAATGACAGGTTGTTTGCGGATGTGTATGAAGCTGACCTAGCAGCATATGCCCTAGACCCCACATTGAGAATGCCTTTGCAGAATGCTAAGTATGTTGATATAACTGGTGCAATACCTGCTTTTAACACTTCACCAAACAATAAAAGAGTTATACGATTCGCTGATGTACTGTTAATGCATGCCGAAGCCGAAAATGAAGCAAATGGACCTACAACAGATGCATATACTTCAATCAATAGGGTTAGAGCAAGAGCAACTATGCCAGATATTCCTTCCGGCCTAAGCCAAGCTGATTTCAGACAGAGAGTTCGTGATGAAAGGGTTCTTGAGCTTTGTAATGAATCACATAGGCCCTTAGATCTTAAACGATGGGGTATTTTGTCAAGTACATTTTTAGCTCATCCAGAATACAGACCAGCTGTTATTCTTTATCAACCTGGTAGAGAGTTGTTGCCAATTCCTGAATTAGAACTAAATACAAACCCGAATTGGAATACACAAAATGAAGGATATAATTAA
- a CDS encoding VCBS repeat-containing protein: MKIFHCCTFFCCLLVVLTSCTHSRDTSTTTETVFSSVSGSDSKISFTNTITENDSLTYFQFPYIYMGGGVAIGDINNDGFSDVFFTGNMVPNKLYLNKGNMQFEDISISAKVEGDDRWYTGVTMTDINNDGWLDIYVSVSGKFGNTENELYVNNGDLTFTEQASEYGIDDASNSIQSTFFDYDQDGDIDLFVANYPLVPLSQGNMFYSSKMEENLLNESGHLYRNDGDEHFTDVTRETGVQNFGLTLGLIASDFNNDGWPDLYLSNDFNVPDYFYINNQDGTFKEVVKTATGHTSMFGMGIDASDFNNDGLIDLIQADMTPEDYVRARVNMASMNPQSFNEGVELGFHYQYMQNSLQINNGINKDSVPIMSEISRLSKMASTDWSWSTLFADLDNDGWKDVYITNGMKRDVNDNDINNRSGVKSFKQAFNISITDYASEPIANYAYQNQGNNTFKKVGKAWNLDLEGFSNGMSYGDLDNDGDLDLVINNIDEAATLYENKTENTNYIRVGLTGPKENPIGLGAKVVVENENGIQTQEMTLTRGFQSSVEPILHFGLGTTKVVKNLRIVWPDGKEQLIEKPAINKQIIIEHSHANGPAISKEKPTYPFVDVTNYTGIDFNHEEDLFDDYLSEPLLPYQYSKIGPGLAKGDVNNDGLDDFFIGNATRKSGKLFIQGTDSRFTELKGPWEQDEIQEDAGAVFGDFDNDGDQDLYVVSHGNQFADHSDRLYINTPNGFIKLSTSLSKETTAGKAIAVSDFDQDGLMDIFIGGRNQPGNYPFPASSMLLKNMGGVDNEMVFKNVTTSTCPELNEIGMITDAEWVDLDGDKWPELILSGEWMPITIFKNDKGKLINKTEDFGLSKHTGWWYSIKSLDVDNDGDLDIVAGNLGLNHKYQASNDSPFEVYANDFDENGKNDIVLSYNKEEKSVPLRGRECSSQQVPAIAKRFASYRSFAGADLEEIYGKYMLENSLHYKVSTFGHHWFENVEGKFKKMHLLPKQSQFSSINAIEEFDYNHDEYPDLFIVGNLYTAEAETPRSDSSLGMVLVGSAKGFEAITSNKSGLFARGDAKDVESLKLANGTLGFLIGMNDGEPKLLQHNNQISME, from the coding sequence ATGAAGATTTTCCATTGCTGTACTTTTTTTTGTTGTCTTTTAGTCGTACTCACTTCTTGTACGCATTCAAGAGACACATCCACTACAACTGAAACAGTATTTAGTTCAGTTTCTGGTTCAGATTCGAAAATTTCATTTACCAATACCATCACGGAGAACGACTCTTTGACCTATTTCCAATTTCCCTATATCTATATGGGAGGAGGAGTGGCCATAGGCGACATTAATAATGATGGGTTTTCAGATGTGTTCTTCACAGGAAACATGGTACCCAATAAACTGTACCTCAATAAAGGCAATATGCAATTTGAAGATATCAGCATTTCTGCAAAAGTAGAGGGAGATGACCGCTGGTATACTGGGGTAACCATGACGGATATTAATAATGATGGATGGCTTGACATCTACGTCTCCGTTTCTGGAAAGTTTGGAAACACAGAAAATGAACTTTATGTGAATAATGGTGATTTAACGTTCACTGAGCAAGCGTCTGAATATGGCATTGATGATGCATCAAACTCCATTCAGTCCACTTTTTTTGATTATGACCAAGATGGTGACATTGACTTGTTTGTGGCAAATTATCCACTCGTTCCTCTAAGCCAAGGCAATATGTTTTATAGCTCTAAAATGGAGGAGAATTTGCTCAATGAGAGTGGTCATCTTTACCGGAATGATGGAGATGAACATTTTACCGATGTGACCCGTGAGACCGGGGTACAAAACTTTGGACTCACGCTAGGGCTCATTGCTTCAGATTTTAATAACGATGGATGGCCGGATCTATATCTATCCAACGACTTTAATGTACCTGATTACTTCTATATCAACAACCAAGACGGTACCTTCAAGGAAGTAGTTAAAACAGCTACTGGGCATACTTCCATGTTTGGAATGGGCATAGATGCGTCTGATTTTAACAACGATGGTCTTATAGATTTGATTCAGGCAGACATGACACCTGAAGACTACGTGCGGGCACGTGTAAACATGGCCAGCATGAACCCTCAAAGCTTCAACGAAGGTGTTGAACTCGGATTCCATTACCAATACATGCAAAACAGTCTTCAAATCAATAATGGAATCAATAAAGATAGTGTCCCCATAATGAGTGAAATATCTCGGTTGTCTAAAATGGCATCAACTGATTGGAGTTGGTCCACACTTTTTGCCGACTTGGATAATGACGGATGGAAAGATGTGTACATCACCAATGGTATGAAACGCGACGTTAATGATAATGACATCAACAATAGAAGTGGGGTTAAATCCTTTAAGCAAGCATTCAACATATCCATTACAGATTATGCCAGCGAGCCTATAGCAAATTATGCATATCAGAACCAAGGCAACAATACCTTTAAAAAAGTTGGAAAAGCATGGAATCTGGATTTAGAAGGCTTCTCTAACGGAATGTCCTACGGGGATTTGGACAACGATGGGGATTTGGATCTAGTAATCAACAATATTGACGAAGCAGCCACACTTTATGAAAATAAAACGGAGAACACCAATTATATAAGGGTTGGTCTAACCGGGCCAAAAGAAAATCCTATAGGACTTGGCGCAAAAGTAGTAGTAGAAAATGAAAATGGTATACAAACGCAGGAGATGACCCTTACCCGTGGTTTTCAGTCAAGTGTAGAGCCTATTTTACATTTTGGCCTGGGTACCACTAAAGTTGTTAAAAATCTTCGGATTGTTTGGCCAGATGGAAAAGAACAACTTATTGAAAAGCCTGCCATCAACAAACAAATCATAATTGAACATTCGCATGCAAATGGACCAGCAATTTCAAAAGAGAAACCAACCTACCCTTTTGTTGATGTGACAAACTATACTGGGATTGATTTCAATCATGAAGAAGACTTATTTGATGACTATCTGTCCGAACCTCTTCTCCCCTATCAATATTCGAAAATAGGACCAGGTCTAGCAAAAGGAGACGTGAACAATGATGGGCTGGATGATTTCTTCATCGGAAATGCAACCAGAAAATCCGGTAAACTTTTTATACAGGGAACCGATTCAAGATTTACTGAGTTAAAAGGACCATGGGAACAAGATGAAATACAAGAGGATGCAGGTGCCGTGTTTGGCGATTTTGATAATGATGGTGATCAAGACCTCTACGTGGTGTCACACGGAAACCAATTTGCGGACCATTCTGATCGCTTGTACATAAATACTCCAAACGGTTTTATAAAACTTAGTACGTCATTGTCAAAAGAAACAACCGCAGGAAAAGCAATTGCGGTCTCTGATTTTGATCAAGATGGACTGATGGATATATTTATTGGAGGCAGAAACCAGCCAGGAAATTATCCCTTCCCAGCTTCTAGCATGCTTTTAAAAAATATGGGCGGCGTGGATAATGAAATGGTATTCAAAAATGTTACAACTTCCACTTGCCCTGAACTAAATGAAATTGGAATGATTACCGATGCAGAATGGGTTGATTTAGATGGGGATAAATGGCCTGAATTAATCCTTTCAGGAGAATGGATGCCCATAACGATTTTCAAGAATGACAAAGGGAAACTAATCAACAAAACCGAAGATTTTGGTTTATCCAAACATACGGGTTGGTGGTATTCCATAAAAAGTTTGGATGTAGACAATGATGGGGATTTAGATATTGTAGCGGGTAACCTTGGGCTAAACCACAAGTATCAGGCAAGTAATGATTCTCCTTTTGAAGTATACGCTAATGATTTTGACGAAAATGGCAAAAATGATATCGTGCTCAGCTATAATAAGGAAGAAAAATCTGTTCCTCTTAGAGGTAGGGAATGTTCGTCGCAACAGGTACCCGCAATTGCCAAACGCTTTGCAAGCTATAGATCTTTTGCTGGGGCAGACTTAGAAGAAATTTACGGTAAGTATATGTTGGAAAATTCGCTACACTATAAAGTGAGCACTTTTGGACATCATTGGTTTGAAAACGTTGAAGGCAAATTTAAAAAGATGCATTTGTTGCCAAAACAATCCCAATTTTCTAGTATTAATGCCATAGAGGAGTTTGACTATAACCATGATGAATACCCAGATTTATTTATCGTAGGTAATCTATATACTGCTGAAGCGGAAACCCCAAGATCAGATTCGAGCTTGGGAATGGTTTTGGTTGGATCAGCCAAAGGTTTTGAAGCCATAACATCCAACAAAAGTGGATTGTTTGCACGAGGTGATGCAAAAGATGTTGAATCCTTAAAACTTGCAAACGGAACTTTGGGCTTTTTAATTGGAATGAATGATGGTGAGCCTAAGCTATTGCAACACAACAATCAAATATCTATGGAATAA